A genomic segment from Bosea sp. OAE506 encodes:
- a CDS encoding cupin gives MTTATAIHLEMRGFIPNNPRLPLVVYDAAFPSDTVDLAAQMEKRFAANGWPPQWRNGIYDYDHYHTQGHEVLGIAAGSATLVLGGEGGRCIEVSAGDVLLLPVGTGHRCVRHSDDFLVIGAYPPGQVPDIVLKAATPAMLNQIAVLSFPASDPVHGADGPLSKLWADQVVRGR, from the coding sequence ATGACGACGGCGACAGCCATCCATCTGGAAATGAGAGGCTTCATCCCCAACAACCCGCGCCTGCCGCTGGTGGTGTATGACGCTGCCTTCCCGTCCGACACAGTCGACCTGGCGGCGCAGATGGAGAAGCGGTTCGCGGCAAATGGCTGGCCGCCGCAGTGGCGCAACGGAATCTACGATTACGATCATTACCACACGCAAGGGCACGAGGTGCTGGGCATTGCTGCGGGATCGGCCACGCTTGTTCTCGGCGGAGAAGGCGGCCGCTGCATCGAGGTGAGTGCAGGCGACGTCCTGCTTTTGCCCGTCGGCACCGGCCACCGCTGCGTCCGGCACTCGGACGACTTCCTCGTGATCGGCGCCTATCCGCCCGGCCAGGTGCCTGACATTGTCCTGAAGGCTGCCACGCCCGCCATGCTGAACCAGATCGCGGTGCTCAGTTTTCCTGCATCAGATCCCGTTCATGGCGCCGACGGGCCCCTATCAAAGCTGTGGGCGGATCAGGTCGTGCGGGGCCGATGA
- a CDS encoding DUF4142 domain-containing protein, translating into MIRSISYAVAVGLALGGCMAPSQPMATLAVTTATTTDAFVPMAVSSNLLEIESSRLALSRSRDSHVRQLANEMIRDHRRASQRMASVARASGIATPPAVLSTRHQTMLDQLASTPNREFDAAYLALQSQAHDEAVTLFRTYGTNGENPRLAAFARQTLPTLQRHAAHVERASRS; encoded by the coding sequence ATGATCAGATCAATTTCCTACGCAGTTGCCGTCGGCCTCGCCCTGGGGGGCTGCATGGCGCCAAGCCAGCCGATGGCTACATTGGCCGTAACCACCGCGACAACCACGGACGCGTTTGTGCCGATGGCAGTATCTTCCAATCTTCTGGAGATCGAGAGCAGCCGACTGGCGCTGAGCCGTTCGCGCGACTCGCATGTGCGTCAGCTGGCGAACGAGATGATCCGCGACCATCGCCGCGCGTCGCAGCGGATGGCCTCGGTGGCCCGAGCCTCCGGGATCGCGACGCCCCCGGCCGTGCTGAGCACACGACATCAGACAATGCTGGATCAGCTCGCCAGCACTCCGAATAGGGAATTCGACGCGGCTTATCTGGCGCTGCAGTCGCAGGCGCATGACGAGGCCGTCACGCTGTTTCGCACCTATGGGACGAACGGCGAGAATCCCCGCCTCGCCGCCTTTGCGCGCCAGACCCTGCCGACCCTTCAGAGGCATGCGGCGCATGTGGAGCGTGCGTCGCGCTCCTGA
- a CDS encoding serine hydrolase domain-containing protein, protein MNASFDSPGIISAAAPSRPTCPRSRPKQVRADAGSIVPLPGADRFGIEGEVTRTFEPVAQAFIDNFEREGEVGAALCVICGGVTVVDVWGGIADPQAGTPWRRETRAPLFSTGKGAIAAACVMAVSRGLFAYDDPLSHSWPAFGCLGKERITFRQILDHSAGLALFGQHMDAATLDDPEATARIIEQMEPVWAPGERWGYHLATFGTVLSQAFRQADPTGRSVESFFAEEIAAPLSLDITFGLAEGDDCAAPALPGMRQMTDLMMRGRFGLQAQMLNPLSLLHRTLREVGLRLEDRSWLRHALPSGNAVGSARAVARLYAALQSGIGLGLDPVMTAGLAGPVCEPPLGCRDEVMGVANRWGLGFVRPSIDFPFSPSRQAFGMPGLGGSFGFADPQRRLAYAYVPNRLGILPFDDRRDARIRQALDGVLAEYEPAKGS, encoded by the coding sequence ATGAATGCTTCGTTCGATTCGCCAGGCATTATCAGTGCCGCAGCGCCAAGCCGCCCGACGTGTCCGCGTTCTAGGCCAAAGCAAGTCCGGGCTGATGCCGGCTCTATCGTCCCGTTACCAGGCGCGGACCGCTTCGGCATTGAAGGCGAAGTAACTCGCACTTTCGAGCCGGTCGCACAGGCCTTCATCGACAACTTCGAGCGGGAAGGGGAGGTGGGTGCCGCTCTCTGTGTGATCTGCGGCGGCGTCACCGTGGTCGATGTCTGGGGTGGCATTGCCGACCCGCAGGCTGGCACGCCCTGGCGGCGCGAAACGCGGGCACCGCTGTTCTCTACGGGCAAGGGCGCGATCGCCGCCGCCTGCGTGATGGCCGTGTCGCGCGGTCTCTTCGCCTATGACGATCCTCTCTCGCATAGTTGGCCGGCTTTCGGCTGTCTCGGGAAGGAGCGGATTACATTCCGGCAGATCCTCGACCACAGCGCAGGGCTCGCGCTGTTCGGCCAACACATGGATGCCGCCACGCTTGACGATCCAGAGGCGACGGCGCGGATCATCGAGCAGATGGAGCCGGTATGGGCGCCCGGCGAGCGCTGGGGCTATCATCTCGCGACCTTCGGCACCGTGCTGTCTCAGGCCTTCAGGCAGGCCGATCCGACCGGCCGTAGCGTCGAGAGCTTCTTCGCCGAGGAAATCGCCGCTCCGCTTAGCCTCGACATCACCTTCGGCTTAGCTGAGGGTGACGACTGCGCCGCTCCTGCGCTGCCGGGGATGCGGCAGATGACCGATCTGATGATGCGCGGCCGCTTCGGCCTGCAGGCCCAAATGCTCAATCCTTTGTCGCTACTGCACCGGACGCTGCGCGAGGTCGGCCTTCGGCTTGAGGACCGCTCCTGGCTGCGGCACGCCCTGCCGTCAGGAAATGCGGTCGGGAGCGCCCGTGCGGTAGCTCGTCTTTACGCCGCTCTGCAGTCAGGAATCGGTTTGGGACTGGACCCAGTTATGACCGCGGGACTGGCGGGTCCGGTTTGCGAGCCGCCGCTGGGCTGCCGCGACGAGGTGATGGGCGTCGCCAACCGGTGGGGGTTGGGGTTCGTGCGACCCAGCATCGACTTCCCCTTCAGCCCGTCCCGTCAAGCGTTCGGTATGCCCGGACTCGGCGGCTCCTTTGGCTTCGCCGACCCGCAGCGCAGGCTCGCCTATGCCTATGTACCGAACCGCCTGGGAATCCTGCCCTTCGACGACCGGCGCGACGCCCGTATCCGGCAGGCGCTGGACGGAGTATTGGCCGAGTACGAGCCAGCAAAAGGCTCCTAG